A genomic window from Flavobacterium phycosphaerae includes:
- a CDS encoding SulP family inorganic anion transporter, whose amino-acid sequence MTKKINLLANLKADFASGLVVFLVALPLCLGIALASGAPLFSGIISGIIGGIVVGYLSQSHLSVSGPAAGLTAIVLTAITDLGAFNIFLLAVLLAGLIQLALGFIKAGSISNYFPTNVIEGMLAGIGVIIFLKQIPHAFGYDPDYEGDMGFLQPDGENTFSELFSVVHHIQLGSIIITIISLFILIAWTKIEFLKKLKLVPAALVAVIVSVLLNEFFIQSGSNLAITKNHLVSLPVPTSLEEFKAIIIMPDFGAIGNAKVWIVAITIAVVASIETLLCIEAADRMDAQKRYTDTNVELKAQGIGNMISALLGGLPMTSVVVRTTANNTAGAKSKMSTIIHGLLLLISVLTIPVILNKIPLATLAAVLLLVGYKLANPKTIKHFWEKGKYQFIPFIATFVAVVFTDLLKGVALGMIISVIFVLKGNMKRAYLFRKEEYQDGDVIHIDLAQEVSFLNKAAIKATLNSIPENSKVIINADDTVYIAHDVLDLIKEFKKIRAKEENIKVKLVGFKKSYDLVNSGEEEKHVFVEHK is encoded by the coding sequence ATGACAAAAAAAATCAATCTTTTGGCGAACCTTAAAGCTGATTTTGCATCAGGTTTAGTGGTTTTCCTAGTGGCGTTACCTTTATGTCTTGGCATTGCCTTGGCGAGTGGCGCTCCTTTATTTTCCGGGATTATATCCGGAATAATTGGCGGAATTGTAGTTGGCTATCTCAGTCAGTCTCATCTAAGCGTTTCCGGTCCTGCTGCGGGCTTAACAGCAATAGTATTAACCGCGATAACAGATCTTGGTGCATTTAATATATTTTTACTTGCTGTTCTTTTGGCGGGATTAATACAGCTGGCATTAGGATTTATCAAGGCGGGTTCCATATCCAATTATTTTCCCACCAATGTTATAGAAGGAATGTTAGCAGGTATAGGGGTTATTATTTTTCTTAAACAAATCCCTCATGCTTTTGGCTATGATCCTGATTATGAAGGCGACATGGGGTTTTTACAACCCGATGGTGAGAATACATTCTCGGAGTTATTTTCGGTAGTGCACCATATTCAATTAGGCTCTATAATTATTACCATTATTTCATTATTTATTCTAATTGCTTGGACAAAAATTGAGTTTTTAAAGAAGCTAAAATTAGTCCCGGCAGCTTTAGTAGCAGTTATTGTGAGTGTACTACTCAATGAGTTTTTTATTCAATCAGGAAGTAATTTAGCCATTACTAAAAATCATTTGGTGAGCTTACCGGTTCCTACTTCGCTCGAGGAATTTAAGGCAATAATAATAATGCCTGATTTTGGAGCAATTGGTAATGCCAAAGTATGGATAGTAGCCATTACGATAGCAGTTGTAGCCTCTATCGAAACACTCTTATGTATTGAAGCAGCCGACAGAATGGACGCGCAAAAACGCTATACAGATACCAATGTGGAGTTGAAAGCCCAAGGTATCGGTAACATGATTAGCGCTCTTTTAGGAGGCTTACCGATGACTTCGGTAGTGGTAAGAACTACGGCCAACAATACGGCAGGAGCCAAGTCGAAAATGTCTACTATCATTCATGGGCTTTTATTGCTGATCAGTGTTTTGACTATTCCGGTTATACTTAACAAAATACCTTTGGCAACGCTGGCCGCTGTGTTATTATTAGTAGGCTATAAGTTGGCAAATCCCAAGACTATCAAACATTTTTGGGAAAAAGGAAAGTATCAGTTCATTCCCTTTATCGCTACTTTTGTAGCCGTAGTTTTTACCGATTTGCTTAAAGGAGTTGCACTCGGAATGATAATCAGTGTTATTTTTGTACTGAAAGGAAATATGAAACGTGCTTATTTATTCCGAAAAGAAGAATATCAGGATGGTGATGTCATTCACATCGATTTGGCACAAGAAGTTTCTTTTTTAAACAAAGCTGCCATTAAGGCCACGCTCAACTCAATTCCGGAGAATTCCAAAGTAATTATTAATGCCGATGACACGGTGTATATCGCTCATGATGTATTGGATTTAATTAAGGAATTCAAAAAAATCAGAGCCAAAGAAGAAAATATAAAAGTTAAATTAGTAGGGTTCAAAAAATCATATGATTTAGTGAATTCCGGCGAAGAAGAAAAACACGTTTTTGTTGAACACAAATAA
- a CDS encoding YdeI/OmpD-associated family protein, giving the protein MEEKEHLYFKNAQEWREWLHENHHTSTGVYLIFYRVDSTYESMRWEEAVQVAICYGWIDSTVKRLDDERRRQMFTPRKDKSVWSKLNKTYIEKLIAENLMHESGLRKIELAKQNGSWESLDHVEDLIVPKDLEAAFKKNKTAFDNYNNFSKTYRKSYLYWLNQAKREETRANRIIEIVSLCEQNIKARGTF; this is encoded by the coding sequence TTGGAAGAAAAGGAACATTTATACTTCAAAAATGCTCAGGAATGGCGCGAGTGGTTGCACGAAAATCATCACACTTCAACCGGAGTTTATTTAATCTTTTATCGGGTTGACAGTACGTACGAAAGCATGCGCTGGGAAGAAGCGGTTCAGGTGGCTATTTGTTACGGCTGGATAGATTCTACCGTCAAAAGATTAGACGACGAACGAAGACGCCAAATGTTTACCCCTCGTAAAGACAAAAGTGTTTGGAGCAAACTCAACAAAACCTATATAGAAAAACTGATTGCCGAGAACTTAATGCACGAAAGTGGCTTGCGTAAAATTGAGCTGGCCAAGCAAAACGGTTCATGGGAATCTTTAGACCATGTAGAAGATTTAATTGTACCGAAAGATTTGGAAGCTGCTTTTAAGAAGAATAAAACGGCTTTTGACAACTACAACAACTTTAGTAAAACCTACCGGAAAAGCTATTTGTATTGGCTCAATCAAGCCAAGCGGGAAGAAACCCGAGCCAACCGAATCATTGAAATAGTCAGCCTTTGTGAGCAAAATATAAAAGCACGGGGCACGTTTTAA
- a CDS encoding GNAT family N-acetyltransferase has translation MITLQTLENTSIDTILSTFNLAFSDYVVPMRITKEQLLHKINAENIRLDYSVGAFEDNELIAFILHGYTINNNKHLIYNGGTGVIPSKRGNKLTALLYDYLLPKLREKQIDSVTLEVITTNKPAIVTYEKTGFKTIRTLDCFKGTIQQKVMLGTADIQVMNSLDWKQLTAFWDWQPSWQNAAPAIEKSKTDLVSLGIYQNKELCGYLIFNPKSNRIQQFAIAKTHRNKGLAGQLIGFIAANYTPEVSMINIDSSSATTIAFLQNSGFQKTVSQYEMELKL, from the coding sequence ATGATTACACTACAAACCCTCGAAAATACGAGCATTGATACTATCCTAAGTACTTTTAATTTAGCGTTTTCCGATTATGTGGTCCCGATGCGGATTACCAAAGAACAATTGCTTCATAAAATCAATGCCGAAAACATACGGTTAGACTATTCCGTTGGCGCTTTTGAGGATAATGAATTAATCGCATTCATCTTGCATGGTTACACTATCAATAACAACAAACACCTGATTTACAATGGCGGAACCGGTGTTATTCCTTCCAAAAGAGGCAACAAACTCACCGCTTTACTATACGACTACCTGCTACCGAAACTTCGTGAAAAACAAATAGATTCCGTTACATTGGAAGTGATTACCACTAATAAACCGGCCATCGTTACTTATGAAAAAACAGGCTTTAAAACGATTCGGACTTTAGATTGCTTCAAAGGCACTATCCAACAAAAAGTTATGCTCGGCACTGCTGATATCCAAGTGATGAATAGTTTAGATTGGAAACAGTTAACCGCCTTTTGGGACTGGCAACCCTCTTGGCAAAATGCCGCTCCCGCTATCGAAAAAAGTAAAACCGATTTAGTTTCCTTAGGTATTTATCAAAATAAGGAGCTCTGCGGGTATTTAATTTTTAATCCGAAAAGCAACCGTATTCAACAATTTGCCATTGCTAAAACCCATCGAAATAAAGGACTGGCCGGTCAATTGATTGGTTTCATTGCCGCCAACTATACTCCTGAAGTTTCGATGATTAACATAGATTCTTCTTCAGCAACCACTATCGCCTTTTTACAAAACTCAGGATTCCAAAAAACCGTTTCACAATATGAAATGGAACTGAAACTGTAG
- a CDS encoding DUF4920 domain-containing protein yields MKTIKTILFALAMFVSVGAMAQSATKAAKKFDSKDYALFGEKFKVSKILTKDQMLKKYKTLKKGDTITVQFQSNIKAVCKKKGCWMKMELAGDDDSFVKFKDYGFFVPLNADNSDAIVNGKAFVDVVSVDELKHYAKDGGKSAAEIAKITKPEVTYSFTADGVYIKK; encoded by the coding sequence ATGAAGACTATAAAAACTATCTTATTTGCTCTGGCAATGTTCGTTAGTGTAGGCGCAATGGCACAATCAGCCACTAAAGCCGCAAAGAAATTTGACAGCAAAGACTACGCTTTATTTGGCGAAAAATTTAAAGTGAGCAAGATTTTGACCAAAGATCAAATGCTTAAAAAATACAAAACCCTTAAAAAAGGCGATACTATTACAGTACAATTTCAATCTAATATTAAAGCCGTTTGTAAAAAGAAAGGCTGTTGGATGAAAATGGAACTAGCCGGTGATGATGATTCATTCGTGAAATTTAAAGATTACGGATTCTTTGTTCCGCTTAATGCTGACAACAGTGACGCTATTGTGAATGGGAAAGCTTTTGTAGACGTAGTTTCGGTTGATGAGTTAAAACATTACGCCAAAGATGGTGGAAAATCGGCCGCTGAGATTGCCAAAATCACTAAACCCGAAGTTACTTATTCCTTTACTGCGGATGGGGTTTATATCAAAAAATAA
- a CDS encoding LysR substrate-binding domain-containing protein, with amino-acid sequence MTITQLKYVLAVAEHKNFTLAAEKCFVTQPTLSMQIQKIEEELEIQIFDRTKKPIQLTEIGQKIVNQSKNIVNEADRIQDIVDQQKGFIGGEFRLGIIPTVMPTLLPMFLNNFIKKYPKVKLVIEELNTNDIIEKLKNGHLDAAIAATPLEEEKIKEIVLYFEPFVAYIPENNTAYNKKEIEIDDLNIDEILLLQDGHCFRDGILNLCKNQNQNEKNHFQIESGSFETLIKLADEGLGITLLPYLHTLNLSEKDQLKLKHFAEPKPAREVSLIFPKNELKIHIIDALRSTISGVIKGAIAFQNVQIISPLQKK; translated from the coding sequence ATGACTATTACTCAACTTAAATATGTTTTGGCCGTGGCCGAGCATAAAAATTTTACACTGGCAGCTGAGAAGTGTTTTGTGACACAACCCACCTTGAGCATGCAAATTCAGAAAATAGAAGAAGAATTAGAGATTCAGATTTTTGACCGAACCAAAAAACCGATTCAGCTTACGGAAATCGGACAAAAAATTGTGAATCAGTCTAAGAATATAGTTAATGAAGCTGATAGAATTCAAGATATCGTTGACCAACAGAAAGGGTTTATCGGTGGTGAATTCCGCCTAGGTATCATTCCTACCGTGATGCCAACATTGTTGCCAATGTTCTTAAACAATTTTATTAAAAAATACCCCAAAGTGAAATTGGTTATTGAAGAGTTGAACACCAATGACATTATTGAAAAATTAAAAAACGGGCATTTGGATGCGGCTATAGCGGCTACACCATTGGAAGAAGAAAAAATAAAGGAAATCGTTTTGTATTTCGAACCTTTTGTAGCTTACATTCCGGAAAACAATACTGCTTACAACAAAAAAGAAATCGAAATAGATGATTTAAATATTGATGAGATTTTGTTGCTGCAGGATGGACATTGCTTCCGAGATGGTATACTGAACTTGTGCAAAAATCAGAATCAGAATGAGAAAAACCATTTTCAAATTGAAAGCGGAAGTTTTGAAACCTTGATTAAATTAGCTGATGAAGGATTAGGAATAACGCTCCTTCCCTATTTGCACACTTTAAATTTAAGCGAAAAAGATCAACTGAAATTAAAACATTTTGCCGAACCGAAACCGGCGCGTGAAGTGAGTTTAATTTTTCCTAAAAACGAATTAAAAATTCACATTATTGATGCTTTAAGAAGTACCATTTCAGGAGTTATCAAAGGAGCGATTGCGTTTCAGAATGTACAAATTATCAGTCCGCTGCAAAAAAAATAA
- a CDS encoding LETM1-related biofilm-associated protein, whose product MINPSVHGWIDKYFAEQQPLPQTFPSDELAFYSQTRATGFIFGHIISFDTPKPIAQQDWLPEEISKLGMLNTLFQMYRLTRQNNDFGHFINETVAFYNLLTPKGFNPLQKMLASSSPASKLEKIIHERVQTNEDLFSKNFSHVITNALLFIDVLAFKQYLDKGALPEKYFNRIEDSVISVISLSLKTKTGISAHDDLLLKLFESSVRYNKFSPTTIPNIEALDLSYLQNDLEKFYIIDLAGISLWSDEQVENEERYFLYKLGEKLGIADTFVLDSITFVNTFISKYKAEIPYFNNSNPVKTFYDQTTDSVVVLIKRNKNRFLKEITESKELMQLLAKSTHKDLDKDEKKKIKKQLLDICKTVPSLTIFLLPGGSLLLPILIKFIPKMLPSAFNENAE is encoded by the coding sequence ATGATTAACCCATCAGTACACGGTTGGATCGATAAATACTTTGCAGAACAGCAACCTTTGCCTCAGACTTTCCCTAGTGATGAGTTGGCATTCTATAGCCAAACCCGCGCTACCGGATTTATATTTGGGCACATCATCAGCTTTGACACACCAAAACCTATAGCTCAACAAGATTGGCTGCCGGAAGAGATTTCAAAACTGGGCATGTTGAATACTTTGTTTCAAATGTACCGTTTGACAAGGCAAAACAATGATTTCGGGCACTTTATTAATGAAACCGTAGCCTTTTATAATCTGTTAACCCCAAAAGGATTTAATCCGTTGCAGAAAATGTTGGCCAGCAGTTCACCCGCCAGTAAACTGGAGAAAATCATACACGAAAGAGTCCAAACCAACGAAGATTTATTCAGCAAGAATTTTTCGCATGTGATCACCAATGCGCTGCTGTTTATTGATGTGTTGGCTTTCAAGCAATATTTGGATAAAGGGGCTTTACCTGAAAAGTATTTCAACCGAATTGAAGATAGTGTCATCAGTGTGATTTCGCTTTCGCTAAAAACCAAAACCGGTATTTCGGCTCACGATGATTTGTTGCTGAAACTATTTGAATCTTCCGTTAGGTATAATAAGTTCAGTCCGACAACCATTCCCAACATAGAGGCGTTGGATTTAAGTTATTTGCAAAATGATTTGGAAAAATTCTACATCATCGATTTGGCCGGCATCAGTTTGTGGAGCGATGAGCAAGTGGAAAATGAAGAACGGTATTTTCTATATAAACTAGGAGAAAAACTAGGTATAGCAGATACATTTGTCTTAGACAGTATTACTTTTGTCAATACTTTTATTTCTAAATACAAAGCGGAAATTCCTTATTTCAACAACTCTAATCCGGTTAAAACGTTTTACGATCAAACTACCGATAGTGTGGTGGTGCTAATCAAAAGAAACAAAAACCGCTTCTTGAAAGAAATCACCGAGAGCAAAGAACTGATGCAACTTTTGGCCAAATCAACCCATAAAGATTTAGATAAAGACGAGAAGAAAAAAATCAAAAAGCAATTGCTCGATATATGTAAAACCGTTCCTTCCTTGACCATTTTTCTTTTACCGGGCGGGAGTTTATTGCTACCTATCTTGATAAAATTTATCCCCAAAATGCTGCCGTCAGCCTTCAACGAAAACGCAGAATAA
- a CDS encoding superoxide dismutase family protein, with protein MKKIILGIAAVGLLIFSCKSSSTNDNTKKLEITFESKSGSNVKGNAVFTEKNGEVTLLAKLTGLKPGIHAIHIHEKADCSAADAASAGGHWNPTFKKHGKWGDAEHHKGDIGNFTADVDGNATVLFKTDEWCIGCGDATKDILNKGLIVHANPDDYTTQPTGNAGGRVACSAIIK; from the coding sequence ATGAAAAAAATAATCTTAGGAATCGCAGCAGTAGGTTTGCTGATATTCAGTTGCAAAAGTTCAAGTACCAATGACAATACTAAAAAGTTGGAGATTACTTTTGAATCAAAAAGCGGTAGTAACGTAAAAGGAAATGCGGTCTTTACCGAAAAAAACGGCGAAGTAACACTTTTGGCCAAGCTCACCGGATTAAAACCGGGCATCCATGCCATCCACATTCATGAAAAAGCTGATTGTTCTGCAGCCGATGCCGCTTCAGCCGGTGGTCATTGGAATCCCACTTTCAAAAAACACGGTAAATGGGGCGATGCTGAACACCACAAAGGCGATATAGGCAACTTTACTGCCGATGTTGACGGAAATGCTACCGTATTATTCAAAACCGATGAGTGGTGTATTGGCTGTGGTGATGCTACCAAAGATATTTTAAACAAAGGACTGATAGTACACGCCAATCCGGATGATTACACTACACAACCTACCGGAAATGCCGGCGGAAGAGTAGCCTGCTCGGCCATCATAAAATAG
- the mnmD gene encoding tRNA (5-methylaminomethyl-2-thiouridine)(34)-methyltransferase MnmD, which translates to MKREIITTDDGSTTIHLPEWNESYHSKHGAIQEAYHVFIKNGFSLFGGRPISILEIGFGTGLNCFITYLEAKKKNQTIDYVGVEAYPIPMEEALQMNYAHTIEADESAVFEQIHQHHWEEKNTISQDFTLTKRKQFFQDINDENAFDLIYFDAFGFRVQPELWSEAIFAQMFRALKSNGVLVTYACRTSIKNAMLSAGFSVEKLPGAPGKREMLRATKAVAKL; encoded by the coding sequence TTGAAACGCGAAATCATCACCACCGATGATGGTTCGACTACCATTCATTTGCCGGAATGGAATGAAAGTTATCATTCTAAACACGGAGCTATTCAGGAAGCATATCATGTATTCATTAAAAATGGGTTTTCTCTTTTCGGAGGAAGACCCATTTCTATTTTGGAAATAGGTTTCGGCACCGGACTCAATTGTTTTATTACCTATTTAGAGGCCAAAAAAAAGAATCAAACTATTGACTATGTTGGAGTAGAGGCGTATCCAATTCCAATGGAAGAAGCATTGCAAATGAATTATGCCCATACGATTGAAGCTGATGAAAGTGCTGTTTTTGAGCAAATCCATCAGCATCACTGGGAAGAAAAAAATACCATCTCTCAAGATTTCACGCTAACCAAGCGTAAGCAGTTTTTTCAGGATATTAACGATGAGAATGCTTTTGATTTGATTTACTTTGATGCTTTCGGCTTTCGGGTGCAACCTGAATTATGGTCGGAGGCCATTTTTGCTCAAATGTTTCGAGCTTTAAAATCAAACGGAGTCTTGGTTACTTATGCTTGTCGAACTTCCATTAAAAATGCGATGCTATCAGCAGGTTTTTCTGTAGAAAAGCTGCCCGGTGCTCCCGGCAAAAGAGAGATGTTGCGCGCTACTAAAGCTGTTGCCAAACTTTAA
- a CDS encoding carbonic anhydrase family protein, with amino-acid sequence MKAHTLETQSSLTPYKALQFLKEGNKRFMSNLKVNRNLLEQVNDTKNGQWPFAIILSCIDSRTSAELIFDQGLGDIFSVRVAGNILNDDIIGSMEFACKVAGSKLVVVLGHSKCGAIKGACSNVQLGHLTGLLDKIKPAIHEVSAQGKTDESSSEFVEEVAHFNVIHSMDEILKRSDVLREMFNNGEVGFVGGYYDVETGEVEFLKEILHD; translated from the coding sequence ATGAAAGCACATACATTAGAAACACAATCCTCCTTAACTCCATACAAAGCCCTTCAATTTTTAAAAGAAGGAAACAAACGCTTTATGAGTAATTTAAAAGTAAACCGTAACCTATTAGAGCAGGTAAATGATACCAAAAATGGGCAGTGGCCTTTTGCCATTATCTTAAGTTGTATTGATTCGAGAACTTCTGCTGAGCTTATTTTTGATCAAGGTTTGGGTGATATTTTTAGCGTGAGAGTTGCCGGAAACATACTGAACGATGATATCATAGGCAGTATGGAATTTGCTTGTAAAGTAGCCGGTTCAAAATTAGTGGTTGTCTTAGGACACAGCAAATGCGGTGCTATTAAAGGAGCTTGCAGTAATGTACAACTGGGGCATCTTACCGGACTTTTGGATAAAATAAAACCGGCTATACACGAAGTTTCAGCTCAAGGAAAAACAGATGAATCGTCGTCTGAATTTGTTGAAGAAGTGGCGCATTTTAACGTAATTCATTCTATGGATGAAATCTTAAAACGCAGCGATGTCTTAAGAGAAATGTTTAATAACGGAGAAGTTGGTTTTGTAGGCGGTTATTATGATGTAGAAACCGGGGAAGTAGAGTTTTTAAAAGAAATTCTCCACGATTAA